The Triticum dicoccoides isolate Atlit2015 ecotype Zavitan chromosome 6A, WEW_v2.0, whole genome shotgun sequence genome has a window encoding:
- the LOC119314795 gene encoding tyrosine--tRNA ligase 1, cytoplasmic-like yields MSMSLDERFGLLMSIGEECIQEDELRQLLQHKPVPVCYDGFEPSGRMHIAQGIVKTINVNKMIRAGCKVKIWIADWFAQLNNKMGGDLEKIQTVGRYMIEIWKAAGMNLDGVEFLWSSEEINKRANEYWPLVMDIARRNKVKRITRCCTIMGRADSEDLTAAQIFYPCMQCADIFFLKADICQLGMDQRKVNMLAREYCDDIKRKNKPIILSHHMLPGFKQGQEKMSKSDPTSAIFMEDDEAQVKLKINQAFCPPPPPPPNTVDENSNIVDGNPCLEYIKYIVFPWFDKFEVVRKERNGGNKTFLSMDELIVDYTSGTLHPADVKTSLAKAINEILKPVRDHFNTNNEAKVLLDTVMEYRASS; encoded by the exons ATGAGCATGAGCCTGGACGAGCGGTTCGGCCTGCTGATGAGCATCGGGGAGGAGTGCATCCAGGAAGACGAGCTCAGGCAGCTGCTTCAGCACAAGCCAGTCCCGGTCTGctacgacggattcgagccctcCGGCCGCATGCACATTGCTCAG GGTATTGTGAAGACAATTAATGTTAATAAGATGATCAGAGCGGGATGCAAAGTGAAAATCTGGATAGCAGACTGGTTTGCACAGCTAAACAACAAGATGGGCGGTGACCTGGAGAAAATCCAGACCGTCGGGCGCTACATGATCGAAATATGGAAAGCAGCCGGTATGAACCTGGACGGTGTTGAATTCTTATGGTCTTCGGAAGAGATCAATAAACGTGCAAATGAATACTGGCCACTTGTAATGGACATTGCCAGGAGAAATAAAGTCAAACGAATAACAAG GTGTTGTACGATTATGGGCCGCGCTGACAGTGAGGACCTAACTGCTGCACAAATCTTCTATCCTTGCATGCAGTGTGCTGACATATTCTTCCTGAAG GCGGACATATGTCAGTTGGGCATGGACCAAAGGAAGGTAAACATGTTAGCGAGGGAATACTGTGATGACATCAAGAGGAAGAACAAACCAATTATTCTGTCACATC ATATGCTCCCCGGTTTCAAACAAGGCCAGGAGAAGATGTCAAAAAGTGATCCAACATCAGCTATCTTTATGGAAGATGATGAG GCTCAGGTGAAATTGAAAATAAATCAAGCTTtctgccctcctcctcctcctcctcccaacaCTGTTGACGAAAATTCCAACATTGTTGACGGAAATCCATGCCTAGAGTACATCAAATACATTGTTTTCCCTTGGTTTGACAAGTTTGAGGTGGTTCGGAAAGAAAGAAATGGCGGTAACAA GACATTTTTAAGCATGGATGAACTCATTGTTGATTATACGAGTGGTACTTTGCATCCCGCCGACGTTAAAACTTCTTTGGCTAAAGCAATCAATGAAATATTGAAG CCTGTTCGTGACCACTTCAACACCAACAATGAAGCCAAGGTTCTCCTCGACACTGTTATG GAGTACAGGGCAAGCAGTTGA
- the LOC119318686 gene encoding extended synaptotagmin-1-like has product MLTPSAGTPPPPPPFSLSSPAPTPTSSFLPTLRHRRRRRCLPVPKAGAFPPRRAAAPLSANNLPAPEQTPSPSPSTSASPARPSPAFAAGGYRGAGPGEDPLVSKLRTQLGVIHPLPAPPPLPSLPRSVLGLFALFFFVGAAFDKLLTLRRRRRAEREVRVNGSWPQVPTSGFSLFLEEKDLQRKESVEWVNMVLGKLWKVYRPGIEGWIVGLLQPVIDNLQKPDYVNRVEIRQFHLGEEPLSVRNVERRTSRRANDLQYQIGIRYAGDARMALALSLKFSAVPIVVPVWVRDFDIDGELWVKLRLIPTEPWVGAVSWAFVSLPKIKFELSLFRLFNLMAIPVLSIFLTKLLTEDLPRLFVRPKKIVLDFEKGRAMGPVAGDVASDIIQNVASGIMQGVASDLVQDVQDGNKDFVGELSVTLVDARTLSFVLFGKTDPYVAMILGDQVIKSKKNSQTTVTGLPEEPIWNQDFHMLVVNPRKQKLCIQVKDTVGFTDITIGTGEVDLSSLKDTVPTDKIVTLYGGWGFFGKRSSGEVLLRLTYKAYVEDEEDETVKTEYATGYISDEDTLDFVQLDGTRRGDFNGNERETFMDLLAALLVSEEFQGIVSSAETRSSRDAEQAEEPKPGDVVTAAGADVDAGPVSSNPEDRALVWLAAITSVMLLVSSNIGGSGYFNP; this is encoded by the exons atgctgaccCCCTCCGCCGgcaccccgccgcctcctcctcccttctCCCTCTCTAGCCCCGCGCCAACCCCCACCTCCTCCTTTCTCCCCaccctccgccaccgccgtcgccgacGATGCCTCCCCGTCCCCAAAGCCGGCGCCTTTCCGCCCCGGCGCGCGGCAGCCCCGCTCTCCGCCAACAACCTCCCCGCCCCCGAGCAGACcccatccccctccccctccacctccgcctcccccgCGCGGCCCTCCCCGGCCTTCGCGGCGGGGGGCTACCGCGGCGCCGGGCCGGGCGAGGACCCGCTGGTGTCCAAGCTGCGGACCCAGCTGGGCGTCATCCACCCGCTGCCGGCCCcgccccctctcccctccctcccgCGCTCCGTCCTCGGCCTCTTCGCGCTCTTCTTCTTCGTGGGCGCGGCCTTCGACAAGCTGCTCAcgctgcgccggcgccggcgcgccgAGCGGGAGGTGAGGGTGAACGGGTCGTGGCCGCAGGTGCCCACCTCCGGCTTCTCGCTCTTCCTGGAGGAGAAGGACCTGCAGCGGAAGGAGTCCGTGGAGTGGGTCAACATGGTGCTCGGCAAGCTCTGGAAGGTGTACCGCCCCGGCATCGAGGGCTGGATCGTCGGCCTGCTCCAGCCCGTCATCGACAACCTCCAGAAGCCCGATTATGTCAACCGCGTCGAGATCAGGCAGTTCCACCTCGGCGAGGAGCCGCTCTCCGTCAGGAACGTCGAGCGCCGGACCTCACGCCGAGCCAACGACCTGCA GTACCAGATTGGCATTCGTTATGCTGGTGATGCACGCATGGCATTGGCCCTCTCCTTGAAGTTCAGTGCCGTGCCAATCGTCGTGCCGGTCTGGGTTCGAGATTTTGATATCGATGGGGAGCTGTGGGTTAAGTTGAGGCTTATTCCGACCGAACCATGGGTGGGAGCTGTGTCTTGGGCATTTGTGTCCCTTCCGAAGATTAAGTTTGAGCTGTCGCTGTTCCGGTTGTTCAATCTTATGG CAATTCCTGTTCTGTCAAT ATTTCTCACGAAACTGCTGACGGAAGATCTGCCACGTCTCTTTGTCCGGCCCAAAAAGATTGTCCTTGATTTTGAGAAGGGGAGAGCTATGGGACCTGTTGCAGGAGATGTTGCAAGCGACATAATACAAAATGTTGCAAGCGGTATAATGCAAGGAGTTGCAAGTGACTTAGTTCAAGATGTTCAAGATGGAAACAAGGACTTTGTTGGAGAGCTATCAGTGACACTAGTTGATGCTAGGACGCTTAGCTTTGTCTTGTTCG GGAAGACAGATCCATATGTTGCCATGATTCTTGGTGATCAAGTCATAAAGAGCAAGAAGAACAGCCAAACAACTGTGACTGGCCTGCCAGAAGAACCAATTTGGAATCAA GATTTTCATATGCTGGTCGTAAACCCTCGCAAACAAAAGTTGTGTATTCAAGTGAAAGACACGGTTGGTTTCACCGACATCACTATTGGCACTGGAGAG GTTGATCTAAGCTCACTCAAAGACACAGTACCCACCGACAAGATCGTCACGTTATACGGCGGGTGGGGCTTCTTCGGAAAGCGGTCATCTGGCGAGGTCCTCCTCCGGCTCACATACAAAGCATATGTCGAGGACGAAGAAGACGAGACGGTCAAAACCGAGTACGCCACGGGCTACATTTCGGACGAGGACACGCTAGACTTTGTCCAGCTCGACGGCACCAGGCGGGGCGATTTTAACGGCAACGAGAGGGAGACCTTCATGGACCTGCTGGCCGCGCTGCTCGTGAGCGAGGAGTTCCAGGGCATCGTGTCATCAGCTGAAACCAGAAGCTCGAGAGACGCCGAGCAGGCCGAGGAGCCGAAACCCGGTGATGTTGTCACGGCCGCCGGTGCCGACGTAGATGCGGGCCCAGTGTCCAGTAACCCCGAAG ATAGGGCCCTGGTCTGGCTTGCTGCCATAACCAGCGTGATGCTGCTCGTCTCCTCCAACATTGGTGGCTCGGGTTACTTTAACCCATAG